The following proteins are co-located in the Sardina pilchardus chromosome 24, fSarPil1.1, whole genome shotgun sequence genome:
- the LOC134072902 gene encoding zymogen granule membrane protein 16-like — MFGFVALSLLVASTLAQGAMDYYSFSPPVGRGTGTAYATSGEGRITAVRVWEQNNNQITGFQLKYGFAWTPRIGRNTSSRVDISLFDDEAIVQVSGKYNPNRFIQQVLFVTSRGRFLSAGQPSGLSFNHYPTDSGSELRILSGRFDANGITSLGAHWARVDASNGNALAERRS, encoded by the exons ATGTTCGGATTCGTGGCTCTGTCTCTTCTGGTTGCCAGTACACTGGCCCAGG GTGCGATGGATTACTACTCGTTCTCTCCGCCCGTGGGCAGAGGCACTGGCACCGCCTATGCCACCTCTGGCGAGGGACGTATCACCGCGGTCCGAGTGTGGGAGCAGAACAATAACCAGATCACTGG GTTTCAGCTGAAGTATGGTTTCGCCTGGACTCCTCGTATAGGCCGCAATACCAGCAGCAGAGTGGACATATCTCTCTTTGACGACGAGGCCATAGTGCAGGTGTCGGGAAAATACAACCCTAACAGATTCATACAGCAGGTGCTGTTTgtgaccagcagggggcgcttTCTCTCAGCTGGGCAACCCAGTGGACTGTCCTTCAACCACTACCCGACAGACAGTGGCAGCGAGCTCCGCATCTTGAGTGGCCGCTTCGACGCCAATGGCATCACCTCTCTGGGGGCTCACTGGGCGAGAGTGGACGCGTCCAACGGCAATGCACTGGCAGAAAGACGGAGCTAA
- the LOC134073025 gene encoding zymogen granule membrane protein 16-like, with protein MFALLALCLLCSTAWAEYQSDRYSFSVPVGSGTGSQYATSGYGPITGVRMWERNNNIVTGFQLKYGFAWTPRVGRNTSDGVEMSLFEGEAIVQVSGKYNPSNFIYQLQFVTNRGRFLSAGQPLGLSFTHLPTNSESELRILSGRFTSAGITSLGAHFASVDETYGAGNTTGMMHLN; from the exons ATGTTTGCACTGCTggccctgtgtctcctgtgctcGACCGCCTGGGCTGAGT ACCAGTCGGATCGGTACTCTTTCTCTGTACCCGTGGGCAGCGGCACCGGAAGCCAGTATGCCACGTCTGGATACGGCCCCATCACCGGTGTCAGAATGTGGGAGCGGAACAACAACATAGTCACCGG ATTTCAGCTGAAGTATGGCTTCGCCTGGACTCCTAGGGTTGGCCGCAACACATCTGACGGTGTGGAGATGTCCCTCTTCGAGGGCGAGGCCATCGTCCAGGTGTCAGGGAAGTACAACCCCAGCAACTTCATCTACCAGCTGCAGTTTGTGACCAACAGAGGTCGTTTCCTGTCCGCGGGTCAACCTCTGGGCCTGTCCTTCACTCACCTCCCCACCAACAGCGAGAGCGAGTTGAGGATCCTCAGCGGCCGCTTCACCAGTGCGGGCATCACCTCCCTGGGTGCCCACTTTGCCAGCGTGGACGAGACGTATGGCGCAGGAAACACCACTGGCATGATGCATCTGAACTAG